In Methylacidiphilum infernorum V4, a single window of DNA contains:
- the putA gene encoding bifunctional proline dehydrogenase/L-glutamate gamma-semialdehyde dehydrogenase PutA, which produces MSSYFQFFCPSSSMNRGRKELREKSLQPEENRAEELIRSFEVLQLSPEKVNQRLKLLLNTLGKEAKGSVTEQLTKVYPLNTPEGLLLLRLAEALPRITDDQTALIFFKEEIRKGNWHNTTRKYWLSFLISKLKLLVETFDLLPLLSVLSDKALILFIQVATRLLVDVFVLAPDVERARRRLFDLLVKGEEVSLDLLGEDAQGSKDGLSHWENCQKVIEMLGDLKTTFPRSDPEMSVKISALDSKYELHYGRISFDRIYSKVKSLCLTAQKKAVGLCIDAEQYWRFEFALDLLEALLSDPDLKDWNKMGFVVQSYLKNSEQLVDYLAELCKEKKKKLSIRLVKGAYWDHEIIHAQQVGLEQYPVYTLKELTELSYMLCLKKLFQHKEVLAPRLATHNPSTIAAILEFHSSLKENPIEFQRLYGLGQSLGKWLKTTGYPTRVYIPIGKGKELFGYLARRLIENGTALENFLYPFDFEKLRWDPLSKLQQRGKRHNPRIPLPPHLYKDRENAPGLDLANPETWENLVQKTTGPHSQPQLFFLYPQANGTRQKIFSPANSKECIGEVLLSSEDYIQKSLSEAASHAEEWDRVPVEKRAEKISKLAREIWAHKEELLYLLCAEAGKTVSNALSEIREAIDFCNYYAKEAVKLFSHPLLLPGPHGEENKLHYHGCGLWVCISPWNFPLSIFIGQIVAALLAGNTVAAKPAEETPLVAAAVVQLAYKAGIPKEVLRLILGNGQSGQQMVKHPSVRGIAFTGSTATAKRIAQCLSQKEGPIVPLIAETGGINCMVVEATAAIERTVKDILISAFNHGGQRCSSLRLLLVQKEISHQLLDLLSDATEQLIVGDPRFSETDVGPIIRKSLVEELQNFSQFFQTHGRLLAKAPIGETASSDGYFFAPHLFEISSTGLLNQEIFGPILPVLRFSREELPRILEEIYQKGYGLTMGLQTRRENLTREIALSAPVGNFYVNRPIIGAVVESQPFGGEGLSGTGPKAGGPNYLLRFARERVCSINTAALGDPSLYFLDQS; this is translated from the coding sequence ATGAGCAGCTATTTCCAGTTTTTCTGCCCTTCCTCCAGCATGAACAGGGGAAGGAAAGAACTGAGAGAAAAATCTCTCCAGCCCGAGGAAAACAGGGCCGAAGAGTTAATCCGCTCTTTTGAAGTCCTGCAGCTTTCTCCTGAAAAGGTTAACCAGAGATTAAAACTCCTTTTGAATACCCTCGGCAAAGAGGCCAAAGGATCTGTTACCGAGCAGTTGACAAAAGTCTATCCCTTGAATACCCCGGAAGGCTTGCTTCTTCTTAGGCTTGCCGAAGCTCTACCCCGGATCACCGATGATCAAACCGCCCTCATTTTTTTTAAGGAGGAGATCCGCAAGGGAAATTGGCACAATACGACCCGCAAGTATTGGCTTTCTTTTCTGATAAGCAAGTTAAAATTACTGGTTGAAACGTTCGATCTTTTACCCCTCCTATCGGTCCTTTCTGACAAGGCCCTCATCCTTTTCATCCAGGTGGCTACAAGGCTTCTTGTCGATGTATTCGTTCTGGCCCCGGATGTTGAGAGAGCGCGGAGAAGGCTTTTTGATCTCCTGGTCAAGGGAGAAGAAGTTTCCTTGGATCTCCTTGGAGAAGACGCTCAAGGATCAAAAGATGGTTTAAGCCATTGGGAAAACTGCCAAAAAGTCATAGAAATGTTAGGGGATCTTAAAACTACCTTTCCCCGGTCAGATCCCGAAATGTCCGTTAAAATCTCCGCTCTAGACTCCAAGTACGAATTGCACTATGGCCGTATATCCTTCGATAGGATCTATTCTAAAGTTAAATCCCTTTGTCTCACTGCCCAGAAAAAGGCCGTAGGCTTATGTATCGATGCCGAACAATACTGGCGGTTTGAATTTGCCTTAGACCTGCTCGAGGCTCTCTTATCTGATCCCGATCTCAAGGATTGGAACAAAATGGGGTTTGTTGTTCAATCTTACTTGAAAAACAGCGAGCAGCTGGTCGATTACTTGGCCGAACTTTGCAAAGAAAAGAAAAAAAAGCTCTCTATACGCTTGGTCAAGGGGGCATATTGGGATCATGAAATCATCCATGCCCAACAGGTCGGCCTTGAGCAGTATCCGGTCTATACCCTCAAAGAGTTGACCGAGCTTTCTTATATGCTTTGCTTAAAGAAGTTATTTCAACATAAAGAAGTCCTAGCCCCTCGACTGGCTACCCATAACCCCTCTACGATCGCAGCCATCCTCGAGTTCCATTCTTCCCTTAAGGAAAATCCTATTGAATTTCAAAGACTTTATGGCCTTGGCCAAAGCCTGGGGAAATGGCTGAAAACCACGGGCTATCCCACCCGGGTTTATATCCCCATTGGGAAGGGAAAAGAGCTTTTTGGCTACTTGGCAAGAAGATTGATAGAAAATGGCACCGCTTTAGAAAACTTCCTTTACCCCTTCGACTTCGAAAAATTGCGTTGGGATCCCTTAAGCAAATTACAGCAGAGGGGCAAGCGGCATAACCCCCGTATTCCTCTTCCTCCTCACCTGTACAAGGACAGGGAAAATGCGCCTGGACTTGATCTTGCCAATCCAGAGACCTGGGAAAACCTGGTTCAAAAAACTACAGGCCCGCATTCCCAGCCTCAACTTTTTTTCCTTTATCCCCAAGCCAACGGGACCAGGCAGAAAATCTTTTCTCCGGCTAATTCTAAAGAATGCATCGGTGAAGTTCTCCTTTCTTCCGAGGACTATATCCAAAAAAGTCTTTCAGAGGCCGCTTCTCATGCAGAAGAATGGGATCGGGTTCCCGTCGAGAAAAGAGCTGAAAAAATAAGCAAGCTTGCCCGAGAAATCTGGGCTCATAAAGAAGAACTTTTATACCTTTTATGTGCCGAAGCGGGGAAAACCGTTTCCAATGCACTTTCCGAAATAAGAGAAGCTATAGATTTCTGTAACTATTATGCCAAGGAAGCGGTCAAGCTTTTTTCCCACCCCCTTTTACTTCCCGGTCCCCATGGTGAAGAAAACAAGCTTCACTACCATGGCTGTGGCCTTTGGGTATGTATCAGCCCTTGGAATTTCCCTCTTTCGATCTTCATTGGACAAATCGTAGCGGCACTTCTTGCCGGCAACACCGTTGCTGCCAAGCCCGCTGAAGAGACTCCTCTTGTTGCTGCGGCTGTCGTTCAACTGGCCTACAAGGCGGGTATACCCAAGGAAGTGCTAAGATTAATCTTAGGGAACGGCCAAAGCGGGCAACAAATGGTCAAGCATCCGTCTGTTCGCGGTATAGCTTTCACAGGATCGACAGCCACGGCTAAAAGGATCGCCCAATGCCTAAGCCAAAAAGAAGGTCCGATTGTTCCCTTGATAGCAGAGACGGGAGGAATCAACTGCATGGTGGTGGAGGCCACGGCGGCCATCGAAAGAACGGTCAAAGACATCCTTATCTCTGCCTTTAATCATGGCGGGCAGAGATGCTCTTCGCTTAGACTACTCCTTGTTCAAAAAGAAATTTCTCACCAGCTTTTAGACCTGCTCTCCGATGCCACAGAGCAGTTGATTGTCGGAGATCCGCGGTTTTCAGAAACCGATGTGGGCCCTATTATCCGCAAATCTCTTGTGGAAGAGCTGCAAAATTTTTCTCAATTTTTTCAAACTCATGGGCGGCTACTCGCCAAGGCACCTATTGGGGAAACCGCCTCCAGCGATGGATATTTCTTTGCCCCTCATCTTTTCGAGATTTCTTCAACTGGCCTCCTCAACCAAGAAATATTTGGGCCCATCTTGCCCGTTCTGCGTTTTTCAAGAGAAGAACTTCCCCGCATACTGGAAGAAATTTACCAAAAGGGCTATGGCCTAACTATGGGATTGCAGACAAGGCGGGAAAACCTCACTCGAGAAATTGCCTTGAGCGCACCCGTAGGCAACTTCTACGTCAACCGCCCGATCATAGGCGCCGTCGTCGAATCCCAACCCTTTGGAGGAGAAGGACTCTCAGGCACAGGACCCAAAGCCGGAGGGCCAAATTACCTGTTGCGTTTTGCCCGTGAAAGAGTTTGCTCCATCAATACGGCAGCCTTGGGAGATCCTTCCCTCTATTTCTTAGATCAATCTTAG
- a CDS encoding aspartyl protease family protein, producing the protein MQVFFRSGRLEEASRYAHGLLQQYPSCYLCWRLIGECALCLGRLQEAQEAFQKALSVFPGDKRSLALLKEVYIREDRYSQAAQIAYALGEYGQGDLLKSFKGQKPFLVESKDPYVEIPFKEIVPYPIIEAELCGAAKARFMIDTGTTYVLLSSRMAKKAAIELFRKEKEQSSQGSYWIQWAKIPSLSLGGTSIKNIPAVVHSLLDIPRTGLEIDGILGENFLSHFVPTFDLYGRWKNTPKYFILGLSKPYVPIAYKNKIQGEEKKTEVPFLMGPAQTLLVLANINRSFPLFFLLDTATPAYFACSPSIAKLSRVWIQRNFFEQEPYIHRGGASGFDMQWELGASRNTSQLGQASQIELMGEKVHGSLAGIVGSLPYEGNLDLGLWTGGTIGFGFLYDKRTMIDYKNQKLYFWTPRASSSKEKAR; encoded by the coding sequence ATGCAAGTATTTTTCCGGAGCGGTAGGCTTGAAGAAGCTTCCCGGTATGCCCATGGACTGCTTCAACAATATCCTTCCTGTTATCTCTGTTGGCGGTTGATCGGAGAGTGTGCACTTTGCTTGGGCAGGTTACAGGAGGCACAAGAGGCTTTCCAAAAAGCCTTAAGCGTTTTTCCAGGAGATAAAAGATCCCTTGCTCTATTAAAAGAGGTGTATATCAGGGAAGACCGGTATTCTCAAGCAGCTCAAATAGCTTATGCCTTGGGAGAATATGGACAAGGAGATCTTTTGAAAAGTTTTAAGGGGCAGAAACCCTTTTTAGTGGAATCAAAAGACCCTTATGTAGAAATCCCATTTAAAGAGATTGTTCCTTATCCCATCATTGAAGCAGAACTTTGCGGCGCTGCCAAGGCTCGCTTCATGATCGATACCGGGACCACCTACGTTCTTTTGTCTTCCCGCATGGCTAAGAAAGCGGCCATTGAACTTTTCCGCAAGGAAAAAGAACAGAGTTCCCAAGGGAGCTATTGGATCCAATGGGCAAAAATCCCTTCGCTATCCCTTGGAGGGACATCTATAAAAAATATTCCCGCCGTTGTCCATTCCCTGTTGGATATTCCCCGAACGGGGTTGGAAATAGATGGTATCCTTGGAGAGAATTTTCTGTCCCATTTTGTTCCTACTTTTGATCTTTATGGCCGATGGAAAAACACCCCTAAGTATTTTATTTTGGGGCTGTCCAAGCCGTATGTCCCCATTGCTTATAAAAACAAGATCCAGGGTGAAGAAAAAAAAACAGAGGTACCTTTTCTCATGGGACCGGCTCAAACTCTACTGGTCCTGGCGAACATCAACCGCAGCTTTCCCCTTTTTTTTCTTTTGGATACCGCTACTCCTGCCTATTTTGCTTGCTCTCCGTCCATTGCAAAGCTTTCGAGAGTCTGGATACAAAGAAATTTTTTTGAGCAAGAGCCCTATATACACAGGGGTGGAGCTTCCGGTTTTGACATGCAGTGGGAATTGGGGGCGAGCAGAAACACCTCCCAGCTTGGGCAAGCAAGCCAGATTGAATTGATGGGAGAGAAAGTTCATGGTTCTCTAGCGGGAATCGTCGGTTCACTCCCCTACGAAGGGAATTTGGATCTTGGATTATGGACGGGAGGGACAATTGGATTTGGCTTTCTTTATGACAAACGAACAATGATCGATTACAAAAACCAGAAACTTTATTTCTGGACCCCTAGGGCCTCTTCATCCAAAGAAAAAGCCAGGTAA